The following are from one region of the Odontesthes bonariensis isolate fOdoBon6 chromosome 12, fOdoBon6.hap1, whole genome shotgun sequence genome:
- the LOC142395945 gene encoding olfactory receptor 4B13-like: protein MKNISNTSYFNLTMFVNIGNYCYPTFVVCFLVFAFIISANLVIIVVISREKGLHEPMYIFIMCLLLNSLYGSAGFFLRFLRDLLSDTHLISRPACFTQIYVIYSYASNELTILSIMAYDRYVAVCQPLHYHNKMSSRMVTQLLALAWIYPAFPVLTCVYLASRLPLCGNKIPKVFCANWPVVKLSCVPTVLNNLVGMFATIITVFLPLAFVLYTYVRILLVCRKHSSEFKRKVMQSCLPHIVTFVNYSIAGFCDVALSRINLEELNPFVAVILSLEFVVIPPILNPLVYGLKLPEIRKPILRMLLCSNPKQRKKAKTPQKKAYNK from the coding sequence ATGAAAAACATTTCTAATACCTCTTATTTTAACCTCACAATGTTTGTGAACATAGGCAATTACTGTTACCCAACCTTTGTTGTATGTTTCTTGGTGTTTGCTTTTATTATCTCTGCCAATCTTGTCATCATAGTTGTAATATCACGAGAGAAAGGTCTACATGAGCCCATGTATATTTTCATCATGTGTCTCTTGCTTAACTCTCTGTATGGCTCTGCTGGATTTTTTCTTAGATTTCTAAGAGACCTTCTATCTGATACTCATTTAATATCACGACCAGCATGTTTCACTCAGATTTATGTAATCTATAGCTATGCATCAAATGAGCTCACCATTTTGAGCATAATGGCATATGATCGGTATGTTGCCGTGTGCCAACCTTTACATTATCACAACAAAATGAGCTCCAGGATGGTCACTCAATTGCTTGCCTTAGCGTGGATCTATCCAGCTTTTCCTGTTTTAACCTGTGTTTATCTGGCCTCCAGACTTCCACTGTGTGGCAACAAGATACCAAAGGTATTCTGTGCCAACTGGCCTGTTGTAAAATTGTCATGTGTCCCTACTGTGCTCAATAACTTAGTTGGCATGTTTGCCACCATAATTACAGTCTTTTTGCCCCTGGCTTTTGTCCTGTATACATATGTAAGAATTTTACTGGTTTGTAGGAAACACTCCTCAGAGTTCAAGAGAAAAGTCATGCAAAGCTGCTTGCCACACATTGTTACTTTTGTCAACTATTCTATTGCTGGGTTTTGTGATGTTGCCCTGAGTAGAATTAacctggaggagctgaatccATTTGTAGCAGTCATTCTGTCACTTGAGTTTGTTGTTATTCCTCCCATTCTGAACCCTCTTGTGTATGGCTTAAAGTTACCAGAAATTAGAAAACCTATACTGAGAATGTTGTTGTGTTCAAACCCTaagcaaagaaaaaaggcaaaaacgCCTCAGAAAAAAGCATATAATAAGTAA